One window of Nymphaea colorata isolate Beijing-Zhang1983 chromosome 1, ASM883128v2, whole genome shotgun sequence genomic DNA carries:
- the LOC116260284 gene encoding protein CHROMATIN REMODELING 4 isoform X4 has product MLKLKDNDCDPHAAQQVDRILGRRLQNDSISSPSNIPEATPELPSNAHQHNSLMVGVEHASHTKKEDDNNLDEKSTPYVNTSEQSGEKYAISEDVNAATSTGEVEKFSKPAPMERFDHERKSHNAESSNSKLPEVNDAHIPIDPSDIDTVTNPTAGILNLDVIPPESPSLNKNLSPYEFLVKWVGKSHIHNSWVSEPQLKVLAKRKLDNFKAKYGNAIINICQEQWIHPQRIIGLRKFNGDKKEVLVKWCGLPYDECTWETLEESAIANAAHLVTKFEKHETGTVAVDATDDDFQKVKVKHELGEIACLDEQPKELKGGSLFPHQLEALNWLRKCWHKSKNVILADEMGLGKTVSACAFISSLYMEFKVNLPCLVLVPLSTMPNWMAEFASWAPHLNVVEYHGSAKARAIIRQHEWHASYPDMPQKRTKKHKFNVILTTYEMVIADSNHLRGVPWEVLVVDEGHRLKNSGSKLFSLLNMFSFQHRVLLTGTPLQNNLGELYNLLNFLQPASFPSLLSFEQKFNDLTSAEKVEELKKLVAPHMLRRLKKDAMQNIPPKTERMVPVELSSIQAEYYRAMLTKNYQILRNIGKGGYQQSMLNIVMQLRKICNHPYLIPGTEPDSGSVEFLQEMRIKASAKLTLLHSMLKILKKQGHRVLIFSQMTRLLDILEDYLTVEYGSASFERVDGSVSVAERQASIARFNQDKDRFVFLLSTRSCGLGINLATADTVIIYDSDFNPHADIQAMNRAHRIGQSNRLLVYRLVVRASVEERILQLAKKKLMLDQLFVNKAESQKEVEDILRWGTEELFNDSGEPVAKVSAENSGKADVLTVPETKHRKKVGGLGDVYRDRCTDGYTRTIWDENAILKLLDRSNIDTVTDGHAEAETECEMLGSVKSVDWNEHEQSEQDGSYIPGIGGEGCEQGSEKKLDPVTADDNEWDRLLKERWEKYQSEEEAALGRGKRLRKAISYKEAFAVVSNDALSEQSSKEDEEVEFEYTPAGRALKEKFTKLRARQKERLAQRNSYSVDSHEQVPLPNFGDTTKSGMNLQLDPGKAVTGSAPVLTDHMIPGVHIDGNRILAHLGELSMRHDHCVGSQSSLLDLSMKPSVSFPPVDVYSSLHGKLSLPSGKLFPFYGTVCGSKDLGHALSQSDVAISNPSQSNCKNGKLEFPFELAVSSQSVDMHHHKFDAVTDMGDETVLREISSQDLQQNSNVGSRRLPFSAISLPDINLQRHRGHEDHGTPYLKLPDGMMLPDLFFQGKNRLKMALPTMNPSSLSHLCPNLSLGIPNEVASESVEDMSTVSPLSTLRRPKHSREAKEDERGMLTLGQIPSAYPSYQQTHKVFDEIFTRNGSNMSRKFKKRHSRSWSEDELDALWVGVRRYGKGNWDSMLRDSKLRFSKHRIPEELSERWEEEQLKILDGVNFPSQEIEQPESFPGISDAMMTRALLGSRFSPLGPGPCMLPKFHAHLTDMKLGQGDSVAGPSNIDYADHPPINLERHHSPIPQIKSGRQRAASVVGSVTGHFDRSGKLIPEEPLPPNPLASTFFGSLPPFNMWNATVGLDLPNKKGEEHISKYLKLPSFLNKSLNALHDLHKLLPTETDHRPKSFGLLKDTATSSSTPNNLPHWLREAVNLPKRRMEPELPPAVSAIAHSVRVLYGDKSVIPSFTNPGPPPFPPRDPRRRLKKRRRLGKISARVRGLVAESFESNAVAEKMPASSLKLAFSDPVSIPAGTSACTSAPWIDTNLSLPTLNLTPASPLPPVHQKSSMKTTICPSPEVLHLVASCAAPGPRLFPALDEPITSSRRSELPTVLNEPGTSYLNELPATSRYENIWESTVVERHDQDHGKAVGGTSSVSYKHLKLTEDDRGSPGLARRRGKHVKCEEHDSDSVNSRKSHSDLRAPDVELDSTQASSEETLSDDGKSGKSEF; this is encoded by the exons ATGCTTAAGCTAAAAGACAACGACTGTGATCCACATGCAGCCCAACAA GTTGACCGAATACTTGGTCGTAGACTGCAAAACGATTCTATATCTTCACCATCTAACATTCCAGAGGCTACTCCGGAATTGCCCTCCAATGCCCATCAACATAATTCCTTGATGGTAGGAGTTGAACATGCTTCTCAtacaaaaaaggaagatgacaaTAATTTAGATGAGAAGAGTACTCCTTATGTGAATACTAGTGAACAAAGTGGTGAAAAATATGCTATAAGTGAAGATGTGAATGCAGCTACTAGCACAGGAGAAGTTGAAAAATTTAGCAAACCAGCACCAATGGAACGCTTTGATCATGAAAGGAAATCACATAATGCTGAAAGCAGCAACAGTAAACTTCCTGAGGTTAATGATGCTCATATACCTATAGACCCATCTGACATTGATACTGTAACAAATCCTACAGCAGGAATCCTTAATCTGGACGTGATTCCGCCTGAGAGTCCATCCTTAAACAAGAACCTTTCTCCATATGAATTTTTGGTCAAGTGGGTGGGCAAGTCCCATATTCACAACAGTTGGGTTTCTGAACCACAGCTGAAAGTTCTAGCAAAGAGAAAGTTAGACAATTTCAAAGCAAAGTATGGCAATGCAATTATAAACATTTGCCAAGAACAGTGGATACATCCACAGCGGATTATTGGTCTCCGTAAATTTAATGGCGATAAAAAGGAAGTTTTAGTTAAGTGGTGTGGTCTTCCTTATGATGAATGTACTTGGGAGACCCTTGAAGAATCTGCCATTGCAAATGCTGCTCATCTTGTCACCAAGTTTGAGAAACATGAAACTGGAACAGTGGCTGTGGATGCTACAGACGATGATTTTCAGAAAGTGAAAGTTAAACATGAACTGGGTGAAATTGCCTGCCTTGATGAACAGCCCAAGGAGCTCAAAGGTGGTTCTCTGTTTCCACACCAGTTAGAGGCATTAAACTGGCTGCGAAAATGCTGGCATAAGTCAAAAAACGTGATCCTTGCTGATGAAATGGGACTGGGAAAAACTGTATCTGCTTGTGCTTTCATTTCATCATTGTACATGGAATTTAAAGTAAATTTACCCTGTTTGGTATTGGTACCTCTATCCACCATGCCCAACTGGATGGCTGAATTTGCATCATGGGCTCCTCATTTGAATGTTGTAGAATATCATGGTAGTGCAAAGGCAAGGGCGATCATTCGGCAGCATGAATGGCATGCCAGCTACCCTGATATGCCTCAGAAGAGAACAAAGAAACACAAGTTTAATGTCATATTGACAACCTATGAAATGGTTATTGCTGACTCAAATCATCTTCGTGGCGTGCCTTGGGAGGTACTTGTGGTTGATGAGGGACATCGTCTGAAGAACTCTGGAAGTAAACTCTTCAGTTTGCTCAATATGTTTTCTTTCCAGCACCGCGTGCTTTTGACAGGGACACCTTTGCAGAACAACCTTGGTGAACTTTATAATCTGCTGAATTTCTTGCAGCCAGCCTCATTTCCTTCCTTGTTATCATTTGAGCAGAAATTTAACGATCTTACCTCTGCTGAAAAAGTAGAAGAGTTGAAAAAGCTTGTTGCACCACACATGCTTCGGAGACTCAAGAAAGATGCTATGCAAAACATACCACCTAAGACTGAGCGCATGGTTCCAGTTGAGTTGTCATCCATCCAAGCGGAATACTATCGTGCAATGCTGACAAAAAACTATCAAATCTTACGCAATATTGGTAAAGGAGGGTACCAGCAGTCAATGTTGAATATTGTTATGCAGCTGCGCAAGATCTGCAATCATCCATATCTCATCCCTGGAACTGAACCTGATTCAGGGTCTGTGGAATTCCTGCAAGAAATGCGTATTAAGGCCTCAGCAAAGTTGACTCTATTGCATTCTATGCTCAAGATATTAAAGAAGCAGGGCCATCGTGTGCTTATTTTTTCACAAATGACGAGACTTCTTGATATCCTTGAAGATTATCTGACTGTTGAATATGGGTCTGCATCATTTGAAAGAGTTGATGGATCTGTATCTGTTGCTGAACGTCAAGCATCAATTGCACGATTTAACCAAGATAAAGATCGTTTTGTATTCCTTCTATCTACTCGATCATGTGGCCTTGGCATTAACCTGGCTACTGCAGATACGGTGATTATTTATGATTCTGATTTCAATCCACATGCTGATATTCAAGCAATGAATCGAGCCCATCGAATAGGCCAATCCAATAGGCTTCTTGTATATAGACTCGTTGTTCGTGCTAGCGTTGAGGAGCGTATCCTGCAACTAGCAAAGAAGAAGCTGATGCTTGATCAACTTTTTGTTAATAAGGCAGAATCTCAGAAAGAAGTGGAAGACATTCTTCGATGGGGAACTGAAGAACTATTCAATGATTCTGGTGAGCCTGTAGCCAAGGTTTCAGCAGAGAATTCTGGTAAAGCAGATGTTTTAACAGTACCGGAGACCAAGCACAGGAAGAAGGTTGGTGGTTTAGGAGATGTGTACAGGGACAGATGCACCGATGGCTATACAAGGACAATATGGGATGAAAATGCAATTCTAAAGTTGCTAGATCGTTCCAATATTGATACAGTGACTGATGGACATGCAGAAGCAGAAACAGAATGTGAAATGCTGGGTTCAGTAAAG TCAGTGGACTGGAATGAACATGAACAAAGCGAACAAGATGGCTCATATATTCCTGGTATAGGGGGAGAGGGCTGTGAGCAGGGTTCTGAAAAGAAGTTAGACCCTGTAACTGCTGATGACAATGAGTGGGACCGCCTTCTGAAAGAGAG ATGGGAGAAATATCAAAGTGAAGAGGAAGCAGCTCTTGGTCGTGGAAAGCGCTTGAGAAAGGCAATATCATATAAGGAAGCTTTTGCTGTGGTCTCTAATGATGCCTTGAGTGAG CAGAGCAGTAAGGAAGATGAGGAAGTGGAATTTGAATATACACCGGCTGGTCGAGCCCTGAAAGAAAAATT TACCAAGCTTAGAGCTAGACAGAAGGAACGGCTTGCTCAGAGAAATTCCTATTCAGTGGATTCACATGAACAAGTCCCTCTGCCAAATTTTGGTGACACAACTAAATCAGGGATGAATCTGCAACTTGATCCGGGAAAGGCAGTTACAGGCTCTGCCCCTGTGTTAACTGATCATATGATCCCTGGTGTACATATAGATGGGAACCGAATCTTGGCACACCTTGGTGAGCTTTCGATGAGGCATGATCACTGTGTGGGTTCACAAAGCTCTCTCCTTGATCTTTCTATGAAGCCTTCTGTCTCTTTTCCTCCTGTGGATGTCTACAGTTCTTTACATGGAAAATTATCTCTTCCCTCTGGCAAGTTATTTCCGTTTTATGGGACGGTTTGTGGGAGTAAAGACCTGGGACATGCTCTGTCTCAAAGTGATGTAGCAATCTCAAATCCATCTCAGTCTAATTGCAAGAATGGGAAGCTAGAATTTCCATTTGAACTTGCAGTTAGCAGTCAATCAGTTGATATGCACCATCACAAGTTCGATGCTGTAACTGATATGGGTGATGAAACAGTCTTGAGGGAGATATCTTCCCAGGATTTGCAGCAGAATAGCAATGTAGGAAGCCGGAGGTTACCATTTAGTGCG ATCTCTCTTCCTGATATAAACTTGCAGAGACATCGTGGTCATGAAGATCATGGCACTCCTTATTTGAAACTTCCAGATGGCATGATGCTTCCAGATTTGTTTTTCCAGGGAAAAAACCGACTTAAAATGGCACTACCAACGATGAACCCTTCATCACTTTCTCACCTCTGCCCAAACTTATCCTTGGGCATACCTAATGAAGTGGCCAGTGAATCTGTTGAAGATATGAGTACAGTATCACCATTATCAACTCTCAGGAGACCAAAGCATTCCAGAGAAGCAAAAGAGGATGAGCGAGGCATGCTAACCTTGGGACAGATTCCATCTGCTTATCCATCATATCAGCAGACTCACAAGGTCTTCGATGAGATCTTCACAAGAAATGGTTCAAATATGTCTCGCAAGTTCAAGAAAAGACATTCAAGATCCTGGTCAGAGGATGAGCTTGATGCCCTTTGGGTAGGTGTGCGTAGATATGGAAAAGGAAATTGGGATTCCATGCTGAGAGACTCCAAATTAAGATTCTCTAAGCATCGGATTCCTGAGGAGCTCTCTGAAAGGTGGGAAGAAGAACAgctcaaaattttggatggggTTAATTTTCCATCACAGGAAATTGAACAGCCAGAATCTTTTCCTGGTATTTCAGATGCAATGATGACACGGGCTTTGCTGGGCAGCAGATTTTCACCTTTAGGGCCAGGCCCATGTATGCTTCCTAAATTTCATGCTCATTTGACAGACATGAAACTAGGACAGGGTGATTCAGTTGCAGGACCTTCTAACATTGATTATGCCGACCATCCCCCAATCAACTTGGAAAGGCATCACTCGCCAATTCCACAAATAAAATCTGGTAGACAAAGAGCAGCTTCTGTTGTTGGTTCCGTCACAGGGCATTTTGACAGGTCTGGCAAGTTGATTCCGGAGGAGCCCCTCCCACCTAATCCTTTGGCAAGCACCTTCTTTGGGTCTCTCCCACCTTTCAATATGTGGAATGCAACTGTCGGTTTGGATTTGCCGAACAAGAAAGGGGAAGAGCATATATCAAAGTATCTTAAATTGCCGTCTTTTCTAAACAAGTCTCTTAATGCTTTGCATGATCTGCACAAGCTTCTCCCCACGGAAACTGATCACAGGCCAAAGTCGTTTGGTTTACTGAAAGATACTGCTACAAGCAGTTCTACTCCAAACAACTTGCCTCATTGGCTTAGGGAGGCGGTTAATTTGCCTAAAAGAAGAATGGAGCCTGAGTTGCCTCCTGCTGTTTCTGCGATTGCACATTCTGTGCGTGTACTGTATGGGGATAAGAGTGTAATCCCTTCATTTACTAATCCAGGTCCTCCTCCCTTCCCACCAAGGGATCCTAGGAGACGTCTTAAAAAGAGAAGACGATTGGGCAAGATCTCTGCTCGTGTGCGAGGCCTTGTGGCTGAAAGTTTTGAAAGCAATGCAGTTGCAGAAAAGATGCCTGCTAGCTCCTTGAAGCTCGCCTTTTCTGATCCAGTTTCAATTCCAGCGGGAACTTCTGCTTGCACATCAGCTCCTTGGATTGATACAAACCTCAGTCTTCCGACCTTAAACTTGACGCCAGCTTCACCATTGCCACCAGTGCACCAGAAGTCATCCATGAAAACAACCATCTGTCCGTCTCCCGAGGTGCTTCACCTTGTGGCCTCATGCGCTGCTCCTGGTCCCCGTTTATTTCCTGCACTTGATGAACCAATCACAAGCTCTAGGAGAAGTGAGCTGCCAACTGTGCTTAATGAACCGGGTACAAGTTATCTGAATGAGCTCCCAGCCACATCTAGGTACGAGAACATATGGGAAAGCACAGTTGTGGAGAGACATGATCAGGACCATGGCAAAGCCGTTGGAGGCACTAGCAGTGTGAGTTATAAGCATCTGAAGCTTACTGAGGATGACAGGGGCTCACCTGGTTTGGCTAGGCGTAGAGGAAAACACGTCAAATGCGAGGAGCACGACAGTGACAGTGTGAACTCAAGGAAAAGTCACTCCGACCTACGTGCGCCTGATGTGGAACTGGATTCAACGCAGGCATCATCAGAGGAGACTCTCTCTGACGATGGCAAAAGCGGCAAAAGCGAATTCTAG